In Candidatus Cloacimonadota bacterium, a single genomic region encodes these proteins:
- a CDS encoding C10 family peptidase, protein MNVFTQINKMLLLCLLAGLLSVPARADIIQPETAAIAVRAWQENTMRGTRVPAQTAELLAYRAGEFAPSAMSYDSKSAILPQLYLAKFSDGGFVLLAADDNSVPVLAYSGAPQASVGTFPPAFLEWASLYAAQIEALSASGLVIPENRQLWQDLTSGNIAISGYRDRSVEPLMATDWDQGWPYNELCPLDQAGPGGHVYAGCVATAMGMVMKYWNHPQTGVGSNTYYAQGYGYQTANFGATTYLWDEMPNSVGASNLPVATLLYHCGVAVDMSYAPDGSGAQSADAAWAMANNFRYPAATIQNRSSYSDDQWNSLLQDQLDNGSPIYYSGHGSGGHAFVIDGYQSSAYYHFNFGWSGSYNGYYYMNGINPGGSDFNDWNSAIVNTIPENYSIANTRVKLETPGGETVGNPFTLSVNTNPLLGDWNVNHYEFTLFYDHTYVDFVSSSTASTISQQGTLTVTETEPGNLLVSWNGAAALVGGGDLATFTFLPRDAGDFLFDILGMQYNSSAVTNTQYLMVAVAAPVASLAQSQISMTNVMHLGYQQTGITELRSSYLLPSWNVGHYQFDLAYDPSKLEFAGSDAAGTLSEGLEPSVVQNSPGSLSISCDADPRFTGSGTLLKLAFTAVGNTTAISVTNVVPSNFYFNATQVNSVGSANFILSPTTAAQDDLAVPVPVLSVHPNPAVNLARLTLSGKAGQEAELKIFNLKGQLLDSIQVRSGTEYSWDLKDGSGKRLAAGIYLLAWVQGQNTGSEKILLLP, encoded by the coding sequence ATGAACGTTTTCACACAGATAAACAAAATGCTGCTCCTGTGCCTGCTGGCGGGCTTGCTGTCCGTTCCGGCCAGGGCTGATATCATCCAGCCGGAAACGGCCGCCATTGCCGTCCGGGCATGGCAGGAAAACACCATGCGGGGCACGCGCGTCCCTGCTCAGACCGCTGAATTGCTGGCTTACAGGGCTGGAGAGTTTGCTCCCTCAGCCATGAGTTATGACAGCAAATCAGCAATTCTGCCCCAGCTCTATCTGGCCAAGTTTAGCGATGGTGGTTTTGTGCTGCTGGCGGCTGATGACAACTCCGTTCCGGTGCTGGCCTATTCCGGCGCGCCCCAGGCCTCGGTCGGCACATTCCCCCCTGCCTTTCTGGAATGGGCGTCGCTCTACGCCGCGCAGATCGAAGCTTTGTCTGCAAGCGGCCTGGTCATTCCGGAAAACCGTCAGCTTTGGCAGGACCTGACCTCGGGAAACATTGCCATCTCAGGATACCGGGATCGCTCTGTGGAACCCCTCATGGCCACGGACTGGGACCAGGGTTGGCCCTACAACGAGCTCTGCCCCTTGGATCAAGCTGGTCCCGGCGGACACGTTTATGCCGGCTGCGTGGCCACGGCCATGGGCATGGTGATGAAATACTGGAATCATCCTCAGACCGGTGTGGGCAGCAACACCTATTACGCACAGGGCTACGGCTATCAGACCGCGAATTTCGGTGCCACCACCTATCTCTGGGACGAAATGCCCAATTCCGTGGGCGCTTCCAACCTCCCCGTTGCCACCCTGCTCTATCACTGCGGAGTGGCGGTGGACATGAGTTACGCGCCAGACGGCTCCGGAGCTCAGAGCGCTGATGCCGCTTGGGCCATGGCCAACAATTTCCGCTACCCCGCGGCCACCATCCAAAACCGGTCGAGTTACTCCGATGATCAGTGGAACTCCTTGCTGCAAGACCAGTTGGATAACGGCAGCCCCATCTACTACAGCGGCCACGGCAGCGGCGGCCACGCCTTCGTGATCGACGGATATCAAAGCTCCGCCTATTACCACTTCAACTTCGGCTGGAGCGGCTCGTACAACGGCTATTACTACATGAACGGCATCAATCCCGGTGGCAGCGATTTCAACGACTGGAACTCGGCCATCGTGAACACCATCCCGGAAAACTACAGCATCGCCAATACCCGCGTGAAGCTGGAAACCCCCGGCGGAGAAACGGTCGGGAACCCCTTCACCCTCTCCGTAAACACCAATCCCCTCCTCGGGGACTGGAACGTGAACCACTACGAATTCACCCTCTTTTACGACCACACTTACGTGGATTTCGTCTCATCCTCCACTGCCAGCACCATCTCGCAGCAGGGAACGCTTACGGTCACCGAAACGGAACCGGGCAATTTGCTGGTGAGCTGGAATGGTGCCGCCGCCCTTGTCGGAGGCGGAGATCTGGCCACCTTCACCTTCCTGCCCCGGGACGCGGGAGATTTCCTCTTCGACATTCTGGGCATGCAATACAACAGCAGCGCGGTCACCAACACCCAGTATCTGATGGTGGCGGTGGCAGCGCCGGTGGCCTCTTTGGCCCAAAGCCAGATCAGCATGACCAATGTGATGCATCTCGGCTATCAGCAGACCGGCATCACGGAGCTGCGCAGCAGCTACTTGCTTCCCTCTTGGAACGTTGGCCACTATCAGTTCGATCTGGCCTACGATCCCTCCAAGCTTGAATTCGCGGGCAGCGATGCCGCGGGAACGCTCAGCGAAGGCCTGGAGCCCAGCGTGGTCCAGAACTCACCCGGCAGCCTGTCGATCAGCTGCGATGCGGATCCCCGCTTCACCGGGTCCGGAACCCTGCTGAAGCTGGCTTTCACCGCTGTTGGCAATACCACCGCCATCTCCGTCACCAACGTTGTGCCCTCCAACTTCTATTTCAACGCCACCCAGGTCAACTCCGTCGGTTCGGCCAATTTCATCCTCTCACCCACCACCGCGGCTCAGGACGATCTGGCCGTGCCGGTGCCGGTGTTGTCGGTCCACCCCAATCCCGCGGTGAACCTGGCCCGGCTCACCCTCTCCGGCAAAGCCGGACAGGAAGCCGAACTCAAGATTTTCAACCTGAAAGGCCAACTGCTCGACAGCATCCAGGTGAGATCCGGAACGGAATACAGCTGGGACCTCAAAGACGGCTCGGGGAAACGCCTCGCGGCGGGCATCTATCTGCTTGCCTGGGTCCAGGGCCAGAACACGGGAAGCGAGAAAATATTGCTTCTGCCATAG